The Oryzias latipes chromosome 1, ASM223467v1 genome contains a region encoding:
- the LOC101165450 gene encoding circadian locomoter output cycles protein kaput isoform X3 → MTSSIGDDCSIFDGFIEEDEKDKAKRESRNKSEKKRRDQFNVLIKELGTMLPGNTRKMDKSTILQKSIDFLCKHKEIAAQSESSEIRQDWKPPFLSNEEFTQLMLEALDGFFIAIMTDGNILYVSESVTSLLEHLPADLVDQNLLNFLPVGEHSEVYKALSTHPADLESLNTDYMKSKNHMEFCCHVLRGAIDPKEPSVYEYVKFIGNFKSLNNAVPNMTRNGLAGVLQRSLQPAFDDQVCFVATVRLAKPQFIKEMCTIEEPNEEFTSRHSMEWKFLFLDHRAPPIIGYLPFEVLGTSGYDYYHVDDLEMLAKCHEHLLQYGKGKSCYYRFLTKGQQWIWLQTHYYITYHQWNSRPEFIVCTHTVVSYAEVRAEQRRELGIEESNPEANADKNQDSGSESQLNTSSLKEALERFESRTPSTSSRSSRKSSSHVSDNTCTSTAPKLHMDTATPPRQSLASTMEMTPQRCSSISSQSMSSQTTGQSANPSMMSQQQQQQQQQQQQQQQTQQLQTNVQPAMEFTAQVNAMQHLKEQLEQRTRMIQANIQRQQEELRHIQEQLQRVQGQGIQMLQQQQGGTVNVPLSQAGAVPQTAPLAGQVQQTPVNSVQSGTLQLTIQQQPSQHQQSIQQQTNTAAQPQRQSQQSSQAQSQNQGSVPAPLYSAMMISQPGQPNVLQISTSLAQNNTQQGAAVATFTQDRQIRFPAGQQLVTKLVTAPMHACSAVMVPSMFMGPVVTPYNPFGGQQQGGQTQTLTLQPAQQPQGQPDSQNQTSVVTQNNQQGQQQQQQFLQGTHLLHSNQSAQLILRAAFPLHQQGTFTQATLPQQQQPVQQQQQQPVQQQQQQQQQQQQRQHQQQQQQQQRHQQQRQQQPQSHHQRHQHQLKPQPQKQPKSSSLHRPDTVNNQQ, encoded by the exons ATGACATCAAGTATAGG AGATGATTGCAGCATCTTTGATGGGTTTATAGAAGAAGATGAGAAGGACAAGGCAAAACG CGAGTCCCGTAATAAATCTGAGAAGAAACGAAGAGACCAGTTCAATGTCCTCATCAAGGAACTTGGCACGATGTTGCCAGGCAACACCAGAAAGATGGACAAGTCCACCATTCTGCAAAAAAGTATCGACTTCCTGTGTAAACACAAAG AGATTGCAGCCCAGTCGGAATCAAGCGAGATCAGACAGGACTGGAAACCTCCTTTTCTCAGCAACGAGGAATTCACGCAACTTATGCTGGAG GCTTTGGACGGTTTCTTCATAGCAATAATGACTGACGGGAACATTCTCTACGTCTCTGAGAGTGTTACATCATTGCTCGAACACCTGCCA gCCGACTTGGTGGACCAGAACCTTTTAAACTTCTTGCCGGTTGGAGAACACTCCGAAGTGTACAAGGCTCTGTCCACACACCCCGCTGACCTTGAGAGCCTCAATACGGATTACATGAAGA gtAAAAATCATATGGAGTTCTGCTGTCATGTGCTGCGAGGGGCCATCGACCCCAAAGAACCTTCAGTCTACGAATACGTAAAGTTCATTGGCAACTTCAAGTCTCTCAACAATG CAGTTCCAAATATGACGAGGAATGGCTTGGCGGGGGTGCTGCAGAGATCGCTACAGCCCGCTTTTGATGACCAGGTGTGCTTTGTTGCAACGGTTCGATTGGCCAAACCTCAGTTTATCAAG GAAATGTGTACCATAGAAGAACCCAATGAAGAATTCACCTCAAGACACAGCATGGAATGGAAATTCCTTTTCTTAGACCACAG GGCTCCGCCCATCATAGGCTATCTACCATTTGAGGTTCTTGGAACATCGGGGTATGACTATTATCATGTGGATGACTTGGAGATGCTAGCTAAATGCCATGAACACT TATTGCAGTATGGGAAAGGAAAGTCATGCTACTACCGTTTTCTAACAAAAGGTCAACAGTGGATCTGGCTCCAAACCCATTACTACATCACTTATCATCAGTGGAACTCTCGCCCAGAGTTTATCGTCTGTACACACACAGTAGTCAG CTATGCAGAGGTAAGGGCTGAGCAGCGCAGAGAGCTGGGCATTGAAGAGTCTAATCCAGAGGCCAATGCTGACAAG AACCAGGATTCTGGCTCAGAGTCTCAACTTAACACCTCCAGCTTGAAGGAAGCTCTGGAGCGGTTTGAAAGCCGAACACCTTCAACATCGTCACGGAGCTCCCGCAAGTCCTCCTCGCACGTCTCTGACAACACCTGCACTT CCACAGCTCCAAAGCTACACATGGACACAGCCACGCCTCCTCGGCAGTCATTAGCCTCCACCATGGAGATGACTCCCCAGCGGTGCTCATCGATCAGCAGTCAG TCTATGAGCTCTCAGACAACAGGCCAGAGTGCAAACCCGAGCATGAtgtctcagcagcagcagcagcagcagcagcagcagcaacaacaacaacaaacacaacaacttCAGACAAATGTACAG CCTGCCATGGAGTTTACAGCGCAGGTTAACGCCATGCAGCACCTTAAGGAGCAGCTGGAGCAGAGGACCAGAATGATCCAGGCGAACATCCAGCGGCAGCAGGAAGAGCTCCGGCACATCCAAGAGCAGCTCCAGAGAGTCCAAGGGCAGGGCATACAG AtgttacagcagcagcagggcggAACGGTAAATGTACCGCTCTCTCAGGCAGGGGCAGTCCCGCAGACGGCTCCTTTGGCTGGTCAGGTGCAGCAAACCCCAGTAAACTCCGTCCAATCAGGAACTCTTCAGCTCACCATTCAGCAGCAGCCGTCTCAGCATCAACAAAGCATACAGCAGCAGACCAACACGGCGGCACAG CCTCAGCGACAGTCCCAGCAGTCTTCACAGGCCCAGTCACAGAACCAAGGCTCAGTACCTGCTCCCCTGTACAGCGCCATGATGATCTCCCAGCCAGGGCAGCCAAACGTGCTGCAGATCAGCACCAGCCTAGCTCAAAACAACACGCAGCAAGGCGCAGCTGTAGCCACCTTCACACAGGACCGTCAGATTAG ATTCCCTGCAGGGCAGCAGCTGGTGACCAAGCTGGTGACCGCTCCAATGCATGCATGCAGTGCAGTTATGGTGCCGTCTATGTTCATGGGACCGGTTGTAACTCCTTACAACCCCTTTGGTGGGCAGCAG caGGGGGGCCAGACCCAAACCCTGACTCTTCAACCTGCCCAACAACCCCAAGGTCAGCCTGACAGCCAAAACCAAACCTCTGTAGTGACACAGAACAACCAGCAGGggcagcaacaacaacagcaattCCTGCAG GGCACCCATCTTCTCCACAGTAACCAGTCTGCACAGCTGATCCTGCGGGCAGCTTTCCCACTCCACCAACAAGGAACTTTCACCCAGGCCACACTTCCTCAGCAGCAACAGCCagtgcagcaacagcagcaacagccagtgcagcagcagcagcagcaacaacaacaacagcagcaaaggcaacaccaacaacaacagcagcaacagcaaagGCACCAACAGCAAAGGCAGCAACAACCGCAATCTCACCACCAGAGGCACCAGCATCAGCTGAAACCACAGCCTCAGAAACAGCCGAAATCCTCCTCATTGCACAGGCCTGACACCGTCAACAACCAGCAGTGA
- the LOC101165450 gene encoding circadian locomoter output cycles protein kaput isoform X1, which yields MTSSIGDDCSIFDGFIEEDEKDKAKRESRNKSEKKRRDQFNVLIKELGTMLPGNTRKMDKSTILQKSIDFLCKHKEIAAQSESSEIRQDWKPPFLSNEEFTQLMLEALDGFFIAIMTDGNILYVSESVTSLLEHLPADLVDQNLLNFLPVGEHSEVYKALSTHPADLESLNTDYMKSKNHMEFCCHVLRGAIDPKEPSVYEYVKFIGNFKSLNNAVPNMTRNGLAGVLQRSLQPAFDDQVCFVATVRLAKPQFIKEMCTIEEPNEEFTSRHSMEWKFLFLDHRAPPIIGYLPFEVLGTSGYDYYHVDDLEMLAKCHEHLLQYGKGKSCYYRFLTKGQQWIWLQTHYYITYHQWNSRPEFIVCTHTVVSYAEVRAEQRRELGIEESNPEANADKNQDSGSESQLNTSSLKEALERFESRTPSTSSRSSRKSSSHVSDNTCTSTAPKLHMDTATPPRQSLASTMEMTPQRCSSISSQSMSSQTTGQSANPSMMSQQQQQQQQQQQQQQQTQQLQTNVQPAMEFTAQVNAMQHLKEQLEQRTRMIQANIQRQQEELRHIQEQLQRVQGQGIQQMLQQQQGGTVNVPLSQAGAVPQTAPLAGQVQQTPVNSVQSGTLQLTIQQQPSQHQQSIQQQTNTAAQPQRQSQQSSQAQSQNQGSVPAPLYSAMMISQPGQPNVLQISTSLAQNNTQQGAAVATFTQDRQIRFPAGQQLVTKLVTAPMHACSAVMVPSMFMGPVVTPYNPFGGQQQGGQTQTLTLQPAQQPQGQPDSQNQTSVVTQNNQQGQQQQQQFLQGTHLLHSNQSAQLILRAAFPLHQQGTFTQATLPQQQQPVQQQQQQPVQQQQQQQQQQQQRQHQQQQQQQQRHQQQRQQQPQSHHQRHQHQLKPQPQKQPKSSSLHRPDTVNNQQ from the exons ATGACATCAAGTATAGG AGATGATTGCAGCATCTTTGATGGGTTTATAGAAGAAGATGAGAAGGACAAGGCAAAACG CGAGTCCCGTAATAAATCTGAGAAGAAACGAAGAGACCAGTTCAATGTCCTCATCAAGGAACTTGGCACGATGTTGCCAGGCAACACCAGAAAGATGGACAAGTCCACCATTCTGCAAAAAAGTATCGACTTCCTGTGTAAACACAAAG AGATTGCAGCCCAGTCGGAATCAAGCGAGATCAGACAGGACTGGAAACCTCCTTTTCTCAGCAACGAGGAATTCACGCAACTTATGCTGGAG GCTTTGGACGGTTTCTTCATAGCAATAATGACTGACGGGAACATTCTCTACGTCTCTGAGAGTGTTACATCATTGCTCGAACACCTGCCA gCCGACTTGGTGGACCAGAACCTTTTAAACTTCTTGCCGGTTGGAGAACACTCCGAAGTGTACAAGGCTCTGTCCACACACCCCGCTGACCTTGAGAGCCTCAATACGGATTACATGAAGA gtAAAAATCATATGGAGTTCTGCTGTCATGTGCTGCGAGGGGCCATCGACCCCAAAGAACCTTCAGTCTACGAATACGTAAAGTTCATTGGCAACTTCAAGTCTCTCAACAATG CAGTTCCAAATATGACGAGGAATGGCTTGGCGGGGGTGCTGCAGAGATCGCTACAGCCCGCTTTTGATGACCAGGTGTGCTTTGTTGCAACGGTTCGATTGGCCAAACCTCAGTTTATCAAG GAAATGTGTACCATAGAAGAACCCAATGAAGAATTCACCTCAAGACACAGCATGGAATGGAAATTCCTTTTCTTAGACCACAG GGCTCCGCCCATCATAGGCTATCTACCATTTGAGGTTCTTGGAACATCGGGGTATGACTATTATCATGTGGATGACTTGGAGATGCTAGCTAAATGCCATGAACACT TATTGCAGTATGGGAAAGGAAAGTCATGCTACTACCGTTTTCTAACAAAAGGTCAACAGTGGATCTGGCTCCAAACCCATTACTACATCACTTATCATCAGTGGAACTCTCGCCCAGAGTTTATCGTCTGTACACACACAGTAGTCAG CTATGCAGAGGTAAGGGCTGAGCAGCGCAGAGAGCTGGGCATTGAAGAGTCTAATCCAGAGGCCAATGCTGACAAG AACCAGGATTCTGGCTCAGAGTCTCAACTTAACACCTCCAGCTTGAAGGAAGCTCTGGAGCGGTTTGAAAGCCGAACACCTTCAACATCGTCACGGAGCTCCCGCAAGTCCTCCTCGCACGTCTCTGACAACACCTGCACTT CCACAGCTCCAAAGCTACACATGGACACAGCCACGCCTCCTCGGCAGTCATTAGCCTCCACCATGGAGATGACTCCCCAGCGGTGCTCATCGATCAGCAGTCAG TCTATGAGCTCTCAGACAACAGGCCAGAGTGCAAACCCGAGCATGAtgtctcagcagcagcagcagcagcagcagcagcagcaacaacaacaacaaacacaacaacttCAGACAAATGTACAG CCTGCCATGGAGTTTACAGCGCAGGTTAACGCCATGCAGCACCTTAAGGAGCAGCTGGAGCAGAGGACCAGAATGATCCAGGCGAACATCCAGCGGCAGCAGGAAGAGCTCCGGCACATCCAAGAGCAGCTCCAGAGAGTCCAAGGGCAGGGCATACAG CAGAtgttacagcagcagcagggcggAACGGTAAATGTACCGCTCTCTCAGGCAGGGGCAGTCCCGCAGACGGCTCCTTTGGCTGGTCAGGTGCAGCAAACCCCAGTAAACTCCGTCCAATCAGGAACTCTTCAGCTCACCATTCAGCAGCAGCCGTCTCAGCATCAACAAAGCATACAGCAGCAGACCAACACGGCGGCACAG CCTCAGCGACAGTCCCAGCAGTCTTCACAGGCCCAGTCACAGAACCAAGGCTCAGTACCTGCTCCCCTGTACAGCGCCATGATGATCTCCCAGCCAGGGCAGCCAAACGTGCTGCAGATCAGCACCAGCCTAGCTCAAAACAACACGCAGCAAGGCGCAGCTGTAGCCACCTTCACACAGGACCGTCAGATTAG ATTCCCTGCAGGGCAGCAGCTGGTGACCAAGCTGGTGACCGCTCCAATGCATGCATGCAGTGCAGTTATGGTGCCGTCTATGTTCATGGGACCGGTTGTAACTCCTTACAACCCCTTTGGTGGGCAGCAG caGGGGGGCCAGACCCAAACCCTGACTCTTCAACCTGCCCAACAACCCCAAGGTCAGCCTGACAGCCAAAACCAAACCTCTGTAGTGACACAGAACAACCAGCAGGggcagcaacaacaacagcaattCCTGCAG GGCACCCATCTTCTCCACAGTAACCAGTCTGCACAGCTGATCCTGCGGGCAGCTTTCCCACTCCACCAACAAGGAACTTTCACCCAGGCCACACTTCCTCAGCAGCAACAGCCagtgcagcaacagcagcaacagccagtgcagcagcagcagcagcaacaacaacaacagcagcaaaggcaacaccaacaacaacagcagcaacagcaaagGCACCAACAGCAAAGGCAGCAACAACCGCAATCTCACCACCAGAGGCACCAGCATCAGCTGAAACCACAGCCTCAGAAACAGCCGAAATCCTCCTCATTGCACAGGCCTGACACCGTCAACAACCAGCAGTGA
- the LOC101165450 gene encoding circadian locomoter output cycles protein kaput isoform X2: MTSSIGDDCSIFDGFIEEDEKDKAKRESRNKSEKKRRDQFNVLIKELGTMLPGNTRKMDKSTILQKSIDFLCKHKEIAAQSESSEIRQDWKPPFLSNEEFTQLMLEALDGFFIAIMTDGNILYVSESVTSLLEHLPADLVDQNLLNFLPVGEHSEVYKALSTHPADLESLNTDYMKSKNHMEFCCHVLRGAIDPKEPSVYEYVKFIGNFKSLNNVPNMTRNGLAGVLQRSLQPAFDDQVCFVATVRLAKPQFIKEMCTIEEPNEEFTSRHSMEWKFLFLDHRAPPIIGYLPFEVLGTSGYDYYHVDDLEMLAKCHEHLLQYGKGKSCYYRFLTKGQQWIWLQTHYYITYHQWNSRPEFIVCTHTVVSYAEVRAEQRRELGIEESNPEANADKNQDSGSESQLNTSSLKEALERFESRTPSTSSRSSRKSSSHVSDNTCTSTAPKLHMDTATPPRQSLASTMEMTPQRCSSISSQSMSSQTTGQSANPSMMSQQQQQQQQQQQQQQQTQQLQTNVQPAMEFTAQVNAMQHLKEQLEQRTRMIQANIQRQQEELRHIQEQLQRVQGQGIQQMLQQQQGGTVNVPLSQAGAVPQTAPLAGQVQQTPVNSVQSGTLQLTIQQQPSQHQQSIQQQTNTAAQPQRQSQQSSQAQSQNQGSVPAPLYSAMMISQPGQPNVLQISTSLAQNNTQQGAAVATFTQDRQIRFPAGQQLVTKLVTAPMHACSAVMVPSMFMGPVVTPYNPFGGQQQGGQTQTLTLQPAQQPQGQPDSQNQTSVVTQNNQQGQQQQQQFLQGTHLLHSNQSAQLILRAAFPLHQQGTFTQATLPQQQQPVQQQQQQPVQQQQQQQQQQQQRQHQQQQQQQQRHQQQRQQQPQSHHQRHQHQLKPQPQKQPKSSSLHRPDTVNNQQ, from the exons ATGACATCAAGTATAGG AGATGATTGCAGCATCTTTGATGGGTTTATAGAAGAAGATGAGAAGGACAAGGCAAAACG CGAGTCCCGTAATAAATCTGAGAAGAAACGAAGAGACCAGTTCAATGTCCTCATCAAGGAACTTGGCACGATGTTGCCAGGCAACACCAGAAAGATGGACAAGTCCACCATTCTGCAAAAAAGTATCGACTTCCTGTGTAAACACAAAG AGATTGCAGCCCAGTCGGAATCAAGCGAGATCAGACAGGACTGGAAACCTCCTTTTCTCAGCAACGAGGAATTCACGCAACTTATGCTGGAG GCTTTGGACGGTTTCTTCATAGCAATAATGACTGACGGGAACATTCTCTACGTCTCTGAGAGTGTTACATCATTGCTCGAACACCTGCCA gCCGACTTGGTGGACCAGAACCTTTTAAACTTCTTGCCGGTTGGAGAACACTCCGAAGTGTACAAGGCTCTGTCCACACACCCCGCTGACCTTGAGAGCCTCAATACGGATTACATGAAGA gtAAAAATCATATGGAGTTCTGCTGTCATGTGCTGCGAGGGGCCATCGACCCCAAAGAACCTTCAGTCTACGAATACGTAAAGTTCATTGGCAACTTCAAGTCTCTCAACAATG TTCCAAATATGACGAGGAATGGCTTGGCGGGGGTGCTGCAGAGATCGCTACAGCCCGCTTTTGATGACCAGGTGTGCTTTGTTGCAACGGTTCGATTGGCCAAACCTCAGTTTATCAAG GAAATGTGTACCATAGAAGAACCCAATGAAGAATTCACCTCAAGACACAGCATGGAATGGAAATTCCTTTTCTTAGACCACAG GGCTCCGCCCATCATAGGCTATCTACCATTTGAGGTTCTTGGAACATCGGGGTATGACTATTATCATGTGGATGACTTGGAGATGCTAGCTAAATGCCATGAACACT TATTGCAGTATGGGAAAGGAAAGTCATGCTACTACCGTTTTCTAACAAAAGGTCAACAGTGGATCTGGCTCCAAACCCATTACTACATCACTTATCATCAGTGGAACTCTCGCCCAGAGTTTATCGTCTGTACACACACAGTAGTCAG CTATGCAGAGGTAAGGGCTGAGCAGCGCAGAGAGCTGGGCATTGAAGAGTCTAATCCAGAGGCCAATGCTGACAAG AACCAGGATTCTGGCTCAGAGTCTCAACTTAACACCTCCAGCTTGAAGGAAGCTCTGGAGCGGTTTGAAAGCCGAACACCTTCAACATCGTCACGGAGCTCCCGCAAGTCCTCCTCGCACGTCTCTGACAACACCTGCACTT CCACAGCTCCAAAGCTACACATGGACACAGCCACGCCTCCTCGGCAGTCATTAGCCTCCACCATGGAGATGACTCCCCAGCGGTGCTCATCGATCAGCAGTCAG TCTATGAGCTCTCAGACAACAGGCCAGAGTGCAAACCCGAGCATGAtgtctcagcagcagcagcagcagcagcagcagcagcaacaacaacaacaaacacaacaacttCAGACAAATGTACAG CCTGCCATGGAGTTTACAGCGCAGGTTAACGCCATGCAGCACCTTAAGGAGCAGCTGGAGCAGAGGACCAGAATGATCCAGGCGAACATCCAGCGGCAGCAGGAAGAGCTCCGGCACATCCAAGAGCAGCTCCAGAGAGTCCAAGGGCAGGGCATACAG CAGAtgttacagcagcagcagggcggAACGGTAAATGTACCGCTCTCTCAGGCAGGGGCAGTCCCGCAGACGGCTCCTTTGGCTGGTCAGGTGCAGCAAACCCCAGTAAACTCCGTCCAATCAGGAACTCTTCAGCTCACCATTCAGCAGCAGCCGTCTCAGCATCAACAAAGCATACAGCAGCAGACCAACACGGCGGCACAG CCTCAGCGACAGTCCCAGCAGTCTTCACAGGCCCAGTCACAGAACCAAGGCTCAGTACCTGCTCCCCTGTACAGCGCCATGATGATCTCCCAGCCAGGGCAGCCAAACGTGCTGCAGATCAGCACCAGCCTAGCTCAAAACAACACGCAGCAAGGCGCAGCTGTAGCCACCTTCACACAGGACCGTCAGATTAG ATTCCCTGCAGGGCAGCAGCTGGTGACCAAGCTGGTGACCGCTCCAATGCATGCATGCAGTGCAGTTATGGTGCCGTCTATGTTCATGGGACCGGTTGTAACTCCTTACAACCCCTTTGGTGGGCAGCAG caGGGGGGCCAGACCCAAACCCTGACTCTTCAACCTGCCCAACAACCCCAAGGTCAGCCTGACAGCCAAAACCAAACCTCTGTAGTGACACAGAACAACCAGCAGGggcagcaacaacaacagcaattCCTGCAG GGCACCCATCTTCTCCACAGTAACCAGTCTGCACAGCTGATCCTGCGGGCAGCTTTCCCACTCCACCAACAAGGAACTTTCACCCAGGCCACACTTCCTCAGCAGCAACAGCCagtgcagcaacagcagcaacagccagtgcagcagcagcagcagcaacaacaacaacagcagcaaaggcaacaccaacaacaacagcagcaacagcaaagGCACCAACAGCAAAGGCAGCAACAACCGCAATCTCACCACCAGAGGCACCAGCATCAGCTGAAACCACAGCCTCAGAAACAGCCGAAATCCTCCTCATTGCACAGGCCTGACACCGTCAACAACCAGCAGTGA